The Brassica napus cultivar Da-Ae chromosome C7, Da-Ae, whole genome shotgun sequence genome has a segment encoding these proteins:
- the LOC106383455 gene encoding mitogen-activated protein kinase kinase kinase 20-like: MTKMVMIREDNNNISKAPNVVGQSSSVLEFVCVLGRGSFGSVTLIRDSKHRLHAEKSSTIAYMESLKKEHRIMLRFRNHPRIVQTTNPNLHIGINLDHCYMYMEFASKGTLHNFISHFNGQPMPEVMIGRAALMILQGLEALHSHGYVHCDLKPANVLLFPSKIVGEPWDLKLADFGLSKEPSCTNPRSSLSGGTKEYMPPESLGPNRVKMIGPAVDMWALGCVVLQMYGGRPVKLGECFYKWRLPRLVSPLANNFLRRCMALQPSRRATAADLLKHPFVCTKATSYASVLSSSSCHKTQ; encoded by the coding sequence ATGACTAAGATGGTGATGATTAGAgaagacaacaacaacatcagCAAAGCTCCGAATGTTGTTGGCCAATCTTCTTCAGTACTAGAGTTTGTCTGTGTACTTGGCCGAGGTAGTTTTGGTTCGGTCACTCTCATAAGAGACTCCAAACACCGGTTACACGCTGAGAAATCATCTACAATAGCTTACATGGAGAGTCTCAAGAAAGAGCATAGGATCATGCTTCGTTTCCGTAACCATCCACGCATCGTCCAAACTACAAACCCTAATCTTCACATAGGTATCAACCTCGACCATTGTTACATGTACATGGAGTTTGCCTCCAAAGGTACTCTCCACAACTTCATCTCCCACTTCAATGGCCAACCAATGCCTGAGGTTATGATCGGACGCGCTGCTCTCATGATCCTTCAAGGACTCGAGGCTCTTCACTCTCACGGCTACGTTCACTGCGACCTCAAGCCGGCTAACGTTCTCCTCTTTCCTTCCAAGATTGTCGGAGAGCCGTGGGATCTCAAGCTTGCTGACTTCGGTCTATCTAAGGAGCCTTCTTGTACGAATCCAAGGTCCTCCTTGTCTGGCGGTACAAAGGAGTACATGCCCCCTGAGTCTTTGGGACCCAACCGAGTGAAGATGATTGGACCGGCTGTTGACATGTGGGCTCTAGGGTGTGTTGTGCTTCAGATGTATGGAGGCCGTCCAGTGAAGTTGGGAGAATGTTTTTACAAGTGGAGGCTTCCGAGACTTGTATCTCCGCTGGCCAATAACTTCTTGAGGCGGTGCATGGCGTTGCAGCCCTCACGCCGAGCCACCGCAGCGGATCTGTTGAAACATCCTTTTGTTTGCACCAAGGCTacatcatatgcttcagtactgtcctcctcctcctgtcATAAAACACAATAA